In a single window of the Halolamina litorea genome:
- the dps gene encoding DNA starvation/stationary phase protection protein Dps, whose protein sequence is MAQETTETVPFSTRNDIEPEVREEVARALNQALADTTDLQTQAKHAHWNVKGMQFRELHLLFDEQAELLAEQADILAERLTALGGTAHGTARQAAANSQLGEFPPDTTEGSECVVALADRFAAHAANMRAWIDTTAAIGDADTSDMFTELSREIDKQLWFLEAHLQGTEMAAESDLMAPDEG, encoded by the coding sequence ATGGCCCAAGAGACGACCGAGACTGTTCCGTTCTCGACCAGAAACGACATCGAACCGGAAGTGCGCGAGGAGGTCGCCCGGGCGCTGAACCAGGCGCTCGCGGACACGACCGATCTGCAGACCCAAGCCAAACACGCCCACTGGAACGTCAAGGGGATGCAGTTCCGCGAACTCCACCTGCTGTTCGACGAACAGGCCGAACTCCTCGCCGAGCAGGCCGACATCCTGGCCGAGCGACTGACCGCCCTGGGCGGAACGGCCCACGGGACGGCCAGACAGGCCGCCGCAAACTCCCAACTCGGGGAGTTCCCCCCCGACACGACCGAAGGCAGCGAGTGTGTCGTGGCGTTGGCCGATCGCTTCGCCGCCCACGCCGCGAACATGCGCGCGTGGATCGACACGACGGCGGCCATCGGCGACGCCGACACCTCGGACATGTTCACGGAGCTATCCCGGGAGATCGATAAACAGCTCTGGTTCCTCGAAGCCCACCTCCAGGGGACCGAGATGGCCGCCGAGTCGGACCTCATGGCGCCAGACGAGGGGTGA
- a CDS encoding DUF4397 domain-containing protein — protein sequence MSDPTDTPSESTDVSPPTRRRFVALTGSVVGTVLLAGCGGTGTDTDGSPNGTMATDGTGTSMDTETDEPMGTDTDTPAEGTETETEAPEETETETETPAGEAMVRVAHLSPDAPNVDVSVDGTAVLEDVPFGTVSDYLALSAGEHTVVVTPTGQPDTVVFEGEVTVEAEMAYTVAAIGEVASDADQPFSPLILEDDLEPPESGTARVRAVHASPDAPAVDITVGGGETVLFDGVAFGESGSVEVPAGDYTLEIRGDTESNDGEIVADFDVTVESEQVYTAFASGYLSPDDEPADVPFDLIVTQDTGSAE from the coding sequence ATGTCCGATCCAACAGACACGCCGTCAGAGTCCACCGACGTATCACCGCCGACACGCCGCCGCTTCGTCGCCCTCACGGGCTCAGTCGTCGGTACCGTCCTCCTCGCGGGCTGTGGGGGCACGGGGACCGACACCGACGGATCGCCCAACGGGACGATGGCCACCGACGGCACCGGCACGTCGATGGACACCGAGACGGACGAACCGATGGGGACCGACACCGACACGCCGGCCGAGGGGACGGAAACCGAGACGGAGGCTCCCGAGGAGACAGAAACCGAGACCGAGACGCCGGCCGGCGAGGCGATGGTCCGCGTCGCCCACCTCTCACCGGACGCCCCGAACGTCGACGTGTCCGTCGACGGGACGGCCGTACTGGAGGACGTCCCCTTCGGGACCGTCAGCGACTATCTGGCGCTCTCTGCCGGGGAACACACCGTCGTCGTCACGCCGACCGGTCAGCCCGATACCGTCGTCTTCGAGGGCGAGGTGACAGTCGAAGCCGAGATGGCCTACACCGTGGCCGCCATCGGCGAGGTGGCCTCCGACGCCGACCAGCCGTTCTCCCCGCTGATCCTCGAGGACGACCTCGAACCGCCCGAGAGTGGCACCGCCCGCGTCCGTGCGGTCCACGCGTCGCCCGACGCACCAGCCGTGGACATCACCGTCGGCGGCGGCGAGACGGTGCTGTTCGACGGCGTCGCCTTCGGCGAGTCCGGCTCCGTGGAAGTCCCGGCGGGCGACTACACCCTGGAGATCCGTGGCGACACGGAGTCCAACGACGGCGAAATCGTCGCCGACTTCGACGTGACCGTCGAGAGCGAGCAGGTGTACACCGCTTTCGCCAGCGGCTACCTCTCCCCCGACGACGAACCCGCCGACGTGCCGTTCGACCTCATCGTCACACAGGACACGGGCAGCGCCGAGTAG
- a CDS encoding universal stress protein, with protein sequence MYDVILFPTDGSEGSASARDHALELAADQGATLHALYVVEALSHEASVHSMVLEELTGRGEALVEAVAELGDERGVPVETAVLEGNPAATIVDYAEANGIDVIVMPTRGHSELTKAVLGSVTDKVIRMGTVPVVVTTLED encoded by the coding sequence ATGTACGACGTGATCCTCTTCCCGACCGACGGCTCCGAGGGCTCCGCCAGCGCCCGCGACCACGCGCTCGAACTCGCCGCCGACCAGGGAGCGACCCTCCACGCGCTGTACGTCGTCGAAGCGCTCAGCCACGAGGCGTCAGTCCACAGCATGGTGCTCGAAGAACTGACCGGTCGGGGCGAAGCCCTCGTCGAGGCGGTCGCGGAACTGGGCGACGAACGCGGCGTGCCGGTCGAGACCGCGGTTCTTGAGGGGAACCCGGCAGCGACCATCGTCGACTACGCCGAGGCCAACGGGATCGACGTGATCGTGATGCCGACCCGGGGCCACTCGGAACTGACAAAGGCCGTCCTCGGCAGCGTCACGGACAAAGTGATCCGGATGGGGACGGTTCCCGTCGTCGTCACGACGCTCGAGGACTGA
- a CDS encoding DUF378 domain-containing protein — protein MQSDGSIRASMLDWVSLTLVIVGAINWGLVGLGGFVDANWNLVNLIFGSIPTLESIVYVLVGLAGLYELYFAYQLYDARTVSRSPGGRTTE, from the coding sequence ATGCAATCAGACGGTTCGATACGTGCGAGCATGCTCGATTGGGTGTCGCTGACGCTGGTAATCGTCGGCGCGATTAACTGGGGACTCGTCGGCCTCGGCGGGTTCGTCGACGCCAACTGGAACCTGGTGAACCTGATCTTCGGGTCGATCCCCACCCTGGAGAGCATCGTGTACGTCCTCGTAGGGTTGGCTGGCCTGTACGAACTGTACTTCGCCTACCAGCTTTACGACGCCCGCACGGTCTCGCGCAGCCCCGGCGGACGGACGACCGAGTGA
- a CDS encoding nucleotide sugar dehydrogenase, translated as MTASLYDSLLEPDAQRTQFGAGEIPVAVYGLGKMGLPLASVYAEHTGNVTGVDIDETVVERINVGDCHVQGEPGLPALVESLVADGSLTATTDAATAAADAVLHVVMVPTLIDDRNNPDLSAVKAAVDEIAAGLAPGDTVIFESTLPPRATTDVLRPRLAEESGLAGDCFGVAVCPERTSSGRALADIRGTHPKVVGGVDDESGRVAELVYGELVDNDIVRVADATTAEAVKVFEGLYRDVNIALANDLARLTGELGVDVRAAIDAANTQPYCDIHTPGPGVGGHCIPYYPYFVLNWLDGQPATLATARSVNDAMPRFVVDRVAEGLAVTRAASIADGGVSMADDRSDATPAPDEVLDGATVAVLGLTYRAGVEETRASPGIDICANLAARGASVLAADPLVDAEGLTATDVPAEELPDHAPDAVVLATAHEAFEALDWTALPPTVVVDGRDVLDLTGTDHRLYTVGRGWQ; from the coding sequence GTGACCGCCTCGCTGTACGACTCGCTGCTCGAACCCGACGCCCAACGAACCCAGTTCGGCGCCGGCGAGATCCCGGTCGCCGTCTACGGCCTCGGGAAGATGGGCCTCCCGCTGGCGTCGGTGTACGCCGAGCACACCGGCAACGTCACCGGCGTCGACATCGACGAGACTGTCGTCGAGCGCATCAACGTCGGCGACTGCCACGTCCAGGGCGAACCCGGCCTGCCCGCGCTCGTCGAGTCACTCGTCGCTGACGGCTCGCTGACGGCGACGACCGACGCCGCGACGGCCGCTGCCGACGCGGTCCTCCACGTGGTGATGGTGCCGACGCTGATCGACGACCGGAACAACCCCGACCTCTCGGCGGTGAAGGCGGCCGTCGACGAGATCGCGGCGGGCCTGGCGCCGGGCGACACCGTGATCTTCGAGTCGACGCTCCCGCCGCGGGCGACGACCGACGTACTCCGGCCGCGGTTGGCCGAGGAGAGCGGGCTGGCGGGCGACTGCTTCGGCGTGGCCGTCTGTCCAGAGCGAACCTCAAGCGGTCGCGCGCTCGCCGACATCCGCGGGACCCACCCCAAAGTCGTCGGCGGCGTCGACGACGAGAGCGGCCGCGTCGCGGAACTGGTGTACGGCGAACTGGTCGACAACGACATCGTCCGGGTCGCGGACGCCACCACCGCGGAGGCGGTGAAGGTGTTCGAGGGCCTGTACAGGGACGTAAACATCGCGCTGGCGAACGATCTCGCACGGCTAACCGGCGAACTCGGCGTGGACGTACGGGCGGCCATCGACGCCGCCAACACACAGCCGTACTGCGACATCCACACGCCCGGCCCCGGCGTGGGCGGGCACTGCATCCCCTACTACCCGTACTTCGTGTTGAACTGGCTCGACGGCCAGCCGGCGACGCTGGCGACGGCCCGCAGCGTCAACGACGCGATGCCGCGGTTCGTCGTCGACCGCGTCGCCGAGGGGCTGGCGGTCACCCGAGCGGCGAGTATCGCCGACGGCGGGGTCTCCATGGCCGACGACCGCTCCGACGCGACGCCCGCCCCCGACGAGGTACTCGACGGCGCGACCGTCGCCGTCCTCGGCCTCACCTACCGCGCCGGCGTCGAGGAGACCCGCGCCAGCCCCGGGATCGACATCTGTGCGAACCTGGCGGCCCGCGGGGCGTCCGTGCTCGCTGCCGACCCGCTGGTCGACGCTGAGGGACTCACGGCGACCGATGTCCCGGCCGAAGAGCTCCCGGACCACGCCCCCGACGCGGTCGTGCTCGCGACCGCCCACGAGGCCTTCGAGGCGCTCGACTGGACCGCGCTGCCGCCGACGGTCGTCGTCGACGGCCGGGACGTGCTCGACCTGACCGGGACCGACCACCGGCTGTACACCGTGGGGCGCGGATGGCAGTGA
- a CDS encoding Gfo/Idh/MocA family oxidoreductase, which yields MSDAPLRAGVIGVGSMGRNHARVYQELSECELVGVADADAAAADAVATEFDTEAYDTIELLARADAVSVAVPTPVHEPVVRDCINTGVDVLVEKPFVDDPAVGRELAEAAATAGVTLQVGHIERFNPAVRTLLSGFRDLSVIAVTAERLGPPLEREIAAGVTFDLMIHDIDLLCTLLGATPTLVSATGAGDGEYATSTWTNDDGVVASLTASRLTQERVRRLTVTAEECRIVVDLLDQTVEVHRRSSPEYVAANGDVRHRIESVIERPFVESGEPLKRELAAFLEAAAEGTTPLVTAEDGIRAVELASAVAAKLGRPQQEVSP from the coding sequence GTGAGCGACGCGCCGCTGCGGGCCGGCGTCATCGGTGTCGGGAGCATGGGCCGGAACCACGCCCGGGTGTACCAGGAGCTCTCGGAGTGCGAACTCGTGGGCGTCGCCGACGCCGACGCCGCCGCGGCCGACGCCGTCGCGACGGAGTTCGACACCGAGGCCTACGACACGATCGAACTGCTGGCGCGGGCCGACGCCGTCTCGGTCGCCGTGCCGACGCCCGTCCACGAGCCGGTCGTCCGGGACTGCATCAACACCGGCGTCGACGTACTCGTCGAGAAACCGTTCGTCGACGACCCCGCGGTGGGTCGGGAGTTGGCCGAGGCCGCGGCGACGGCCGGCGTCACGCTCCAAGTCGGCCACATCGAGCGGTTCAACCCCGCCGTCAGGACGCTGCTGTCGGGGTTCCGGGACCTCTCGGTGATCGCCGTCACCGCCGAGCGCCTCGGCCCACCGCTCGAACGCGAGATCGCGGCCGGGGTCACCTTCGACCTGATGATCCACGACATCGACCTGCTCTGTACGCTGCTCGGCGCGACGCCGACGCTGGTCTCGGCGACCGGCGCCGGCGACGGCGAGTACGCCACCTCGACGTGGACCAACGATGACGGCGTCGTCGCCTCGCTGACCGCGAGCCGACTCACCCAGGAGCGGGTCCGCCGGTTGACCGTCACCGCCGAGGAGTGCCGGATCGTCGTCGACCTGCTGGACCAGACCGTCGAGGTCCACCGACGCTCCAGCCCGGAGTACGTCGCCGCCAACGGCGACGTGCGCCACCGGATCGAGAGCGTGATCGAGCGCCCGTTCGTCGAGAGCGGCGAACCGCTCAAACGCGAACTCGCGGCGTTCCTCGAAGCCGCGGCTGAGGGGACCACGCCCCTCGTGACCGCCGAGGACGGGATCCGTGCGGTCGAACTGGCCAGCGCCGTCGCCGCGAAACTGGGGCGGCCCCAGCAGGAGGTGTCGCCGTGA
- a CDS encoding DegT/DnrJ/EryC1/StrS family aminotransferase yields MIPIADPDIGDDEIEAVRDVMESGQLADGPAVREFEEAFAEFCDTEHAVATTNGTTALHAVFEALGVGDGDAVITTPFSFVASANAIRLAGGEPVFADVDPETLTIDPAAVASVLAERDDVVAVLPVHLYGFPAEMDRLRALTDAHDVALVEDAAQAHGARYKGEPVGSLGDAACFSFYPTKNATSAEGGMVTTDDADLADRIRRYIDHGRTSGYDHATVGHNFRMTSVCAAIGREQLRRLPFFNLARRGNAAYLTDRLADSAVETPPERPGVDASYHQYTVRTDEREALMAHLEDHGVGSKVYYPTPIHEQPAYDDVEADLPVAERAADRVLSLPVHPGLSVEDLRTVARAVETFEPSTTPVPKPGVTDS; encoded by the coding sequence ATGATCCCGATCGCTGACCCCGACATCGGCGACGACGAGATCGAGGCCGTCCGCGACGTGATGGAGAGCGGCCAACTCGCAGACGGGCCGGCGGTCCGTGAGTTCGAGGAGGCCTTCGCCGAGTTCTGTGACACCGAGCACGCGGTCGCCACCACCAACGGCACGACCGCGCTCCACGCCGTCTTCGAGGCCCTCGGCGTCGGCGACGGCGACGCCGTGATCACGACGCCGTTCTCCTTTGTCGCCAGCGCCAACGCGATCCGGCTGGCCGGCGGCGAGCCGGTGTTCGCCGACGTGGACCCAGAAACGCTGACTATCGACCCCGCTGCGGTGGCCAGCGTCCTCGCCGAGCGCGACGACGTGGTCGCCGTGCTCCCGGTCCACCTCTACGGCTTCCCCGCCGAGATGGACCGGCTCCGGGCGCTGACGGACGCTCACGACGTGGCGCTGGTTGAGGACGCCGCCCAGGCCCACGGCGCACGCTACAAGGGCGAACCCGTCGGCTCGCTCGGCGACGCGGCGTGTTTCTCGTTCTACCCGACCAAGAACGCGACCAGCGCCGAGGGTGGGATGGTCACCACCGACGACGCCGACCTCGCCGACCGCATCCGGCGCTACATCGACCACGGCCGCACGTCGGGCTACGACCACGCGACAGTCGGCCACAACTTCCGGATGACCAGCGTCTGTGCAGCCATCGGCCGCGAACAGCTCCGGCGGCTCCCCTTCTTCAACCTCGCGCGCCGGGGGAACGCCGCCTACCTCACGGACCGACTGGCCGACAGCGCCGTCGAGACGCCGCCGGAACGGCCCGGCGTCGACGCTTCCTACCACCAGTACACCGTCCGGACCGACGAGCGCGAGGCGCTGATGGCGCACCTCGAGGACCACGGCGTCGGCTCGAAGGTCTACTACCCCACGCCGATCCACGAGCAACCGGCCTACGACGACGTGGAGGCCGACCTGCCCGTCGCCGAGCGCGCGGCCGACCGCGTGCTCTCGCTGCCGGTCCACCCCGGGCTCTCGGTCGAGGACCTCCGAACGGTCGCGCGTGCCGTCGAGACGTTCGAGCCCTCAACGACGCCGGTCCCGAAACCGGGGGTGACGGACTCGTGA
- a CDS encoding acyltransferase gives MTGTEYGQDAEIHPDATLGDADDRPSLGADPTIRSHTVVYGDVVVGDRLSTGHGAVIREGTILGDDVLVGTNTVIDGHCTLGDDVSLQTGVYVPRNTTIGDRVFLGPHAVLTNDPYPLRQEADLEGPTIEDDVSIGANATVLPGVTVGERAFVAADAVVTEDVPPGTLAIGSPAEHRPLPETLRGGNTA, from the coding sequence ATGACCGGCACCGAGTACGGGCAGGACGCGGAGATCCACCCGGACGCCACCCTCGGCGACGCCGACGACCGCCCCAGCCTCGGGGCAGACCCAACGATCCGTAGCCACACCGTCGTCTACGGCGACGTGGTCGTCGGCGACCGGCTCTCGACCGGCCACGGCGCGGTGATCCGCGAGGGAACGATCCTCGGCGACGACGTGCTCGTCGGCACCAACACCGTCATCGACGGTCACTGCACGCTCGGCGACGACGTGAGCCTCCAAACGGGGGTGTACGTCCCCCGGAACACGACCATCGGCGACCGGGTGTTCCTCGGTCCCCACGCGGTCCTCACCAACGACCCCTACCCGTTGCGCCAGGAGGCCGACCTCGAGGGGCCGACCATCGAGGACGACGTCTCGATCGGCGCCAACGCGACGGTCCTCCCGGGGGTGACTGTCGGCGAGCGCGCGTTCGTCGCCGCTGACGCCGTCGTCACAGAGGACGTGCCGCCGGGGACGCTGGCCATCGGCTCGCCGGCCGAACACCGCCCGCTGCCCGAGACGCTCCGCGGGGGGAACACCGCATGA
- a CDS encoding class I SAM-dependent methyltransferase: MSRRVPDYYDRADVVTTYAAAREEGLRRRERYAVDRYFDPHGRTLDLGCGTGRTSAVLAEEGFETVGLDSSRPMLAVAAAADPEVRYLAADAATLPFTDGSFSNVLFSYNGLDWLRPESARAAAIRETFRVLEPGGRFAFSSQNVLRWLLPLPPTRYWIGKLARFWRRNAGTLLAGSPYLTTEDGATAHFTDPLSLVRIVRAVGFEVVELVGNRTPGSAVVGNSTFVVASKPPR; encoded by the coding sequence GTGAGCCGTCGCGTCCCCGACTACTACGACCGCGCGGACGTGGTGACGACCTACGCGGCGGCCCGAGAGGAGGGTCTTCGTCGGCGCGAGCGCTACGCGGTCGATCGGTACTTCGATCCCCACGGCCGCACGCTCGACCTCGGCTGCGGGACCGGTCGCACCTCGGCGGTGCTCGCCGAGGAGGGGTTCGAGACGGTCGGGCTCGACAGCAGCCGGCCGATGCTCGCGGTCGCCGCGGCCGCCGACCCCGAGGTCCGCTACCTCGCGGCCGACGCCGCGACGCTCCCGTTCACCGACGGGAGCTTCAGCAACGTCCTGTTCTCGTACAACGGGCTCGACTGGCTCCGCCCCGAGTCGGCGCGGGCCGCCGCCATCCGGGAAACCTTTCGCGTGCTCGAACCCGGCGGCCGCTTCGCGTTCAGCAGCCAGAACGTCCTCAGGTGGCTGCTCCCGCTCCCGCCGACGCGCTACTGGATCGGGAAGCTGGCGCGCTTCTGGCGGCGCAACGCGGGGACACTGCTCGCCGGTTCCCCGTACCTGACGACCGAGGACGGCGCGACGGCGCACTTCACCGACCCGCTCTCGCTCGTCCGAATCGTCCGCGCGGTCGGCTTCGAGGTTGTCGAACTGGTCGGCAACCGCACCCCGGGCTCGGCGGTAGTGGGCAATAGCACGTTCGTCGTCGCCAGCAAGCCGCCGCGCTGA